In the Leptotrichia sp. oral taxon 212 genome, one interval contains:
- a CDS encoding glycosyltransferase family 9 protein codes for MKILIIRFSSFGDVLLTTPVIRKIKEKYPDSEIDFIVYESFSEAVSLNPYIRKLILFDRKKSRDRKYINEVIGNLKKEKYDFVVDLHSKLLSRVIGKSLSDSRTEYLRYKKRKWWKTLLVKAKLITYNADCTIVESYFTALKKINLNFDRSNIDSGKGDALEFYIDKVKEEEIVKKYDLKNTDYFVLAPGASKFTKKWPFYDELSKKILQNTDSKIFVIGGKEDFGNVKIDKDGKITDLCGKISFKESGVILKYSRIAVVNDSGPFHIARAVGSETFVFFGPTDPKLFSFENRTHLLNNPDCPPHSLYGDDKFPEKYEDCMKNISVDYVFDKIMEKYGKKK; via the coding sequence ATGAAAATATTAATAATCAGATTTAGTTCTTTTGGAGATGTTCTTTTAACAACTCCTGTAATAAGAAAAATAAAAGAGAAGTATCCGGATTCAGAAATAGATTTTATAGTGTATGAAAGTTTTTCAGAAGCTGTTTCTCTGAATCCGTATATAAGAAAGCTAATATTATTTGACAGAAAAAAAAGCAGGGACAGAAAATATATAAATGAAGTGATAGGAAATCTGAAAAAAGAAAAATACGATTTTGTTGTAGATCTTCATTCCAAGCTACTATCAAGAGTAATAGGAAAAAGTTTATCAGATAGCAGGACAGAATATTTAAGATATAAAAAAAGAAAATGGTGGAAAACATTACTGGTGAAAGCTAAATTGATAACATACAATGCGGATTGTACTATTGTTGAAAGTTATTTTACGGCATTGAAAAAAATTAACCTGAATTTTGATAGAAGTAACATAGATTCAGGAAAAGGTGATGCTCTGGAATTTTATATAGACAAGGTAAAAGAAGAAGAGATTGTAAAAAAATACGATTTGAAAAATACGGATTATTTTGTGTTGGCTCCCGGAGCATCAAAATTTACTAAAAAATGGCCTTTCTATGACGAGCTCTCTAAAAAAATACTTCAGAATACAGATAGCAAAATATTTGTAATAGGAGGAAAAGAAGATTTTGGAAATGTGAAAATTGACAAAGATGGAAAAATAACAGATTTATGTGGGAAAATATCCTTCAAGGAAAGCGGTGTAATTTTAAAATATTCTAGAATAGCTGTAGTCAATGATTCGGGACCATTTCATATAGCAAGAGCTGTAGGAAGTGAGACATTTGTATTTTTTGGGCCTACTGACCCTAAATTATTCTCTTTTGAAAACAGGACACATTTACTGAATAATCCTGATTGCCCCCCGCACTCATTATATGGAGATGATAAATTTCCTGAAAAATATGAAGATTGTATGAAAAATATAAGTGTGGATTATGTATTTGACAAAATTATGGAAAAATACGGAAAAAAGAAATAA
- the tsaD gene encoding tRNA (adenosine(37)-N6)-threonylcarbamoyltransferase complex transferase subunit TsaD, translated as MKILAFETSCDETSVAVVENGKNVLSNVISTQIDIHKEYGGVVPEIASRHHIENIIPVFTEAMKKAECSLKDIDYIAVTNTPGLIGSLLVGLMFAKSLSYANKIPLLPMNHINGHIFSNFIENDIDLPAVSLVVSGGHTNLYYINKIDNKIKITLLGETLDDAVGETYDKIARVLGLSYPGGPEIDRLSKSGEDILKIKKPKVEEYNFSFSGIKTYITNYVNNEKMKGNEISKENIAKSLQEIVSEILGEKVLKVIKNMKVNTILVSGGVSANERLREKFKQISEKENIKVIFPKLEYCTDNAAMIGCAAYYELKNEEMYSKNIEKNYKVDAISTKRE; from the coding sequence ATAAAGATACTGGCATTTGAAACTTCGTGTGATGAAACTTCAGTGGCAGTCGTTGAAAATGGAAAAAATGTACTGAGTAATGTCATATCTACACAGATTGATATACATAAAGAATATGGAGGGGTAGTTCCTGAAATAGCATCCAGGCATCATATAGAAAATATAATTCCTGTTTTTACTGAAGCGATGAAAAAAGCAGAATGCAGCTTAAAGGATATTGATTATATCGCAGTTACTAATACCCCTGGGCTGATAGGATCTCTGCTTGTAGGTTTGATGTTTGCAAAATCGCTTAGCTACGCAAATAAAATTCCGTTGTTGCCAATGAATCATATAAATGGACATATATTTTCAAATTTTATTGAAAATGACATAGATTTGCCAGCGGTTTCCCTTGTGGTTTCAGGAGGACATACAAACTTATACTATATAAATAAAATTGATAATAAAATAAAAATAACACTGCTGGGAGAAACTCTAGATGATGCAGTAGGTGAAACATATGATAAAATAGCGCGTGTGCTGGGATTGTCATATCCGGGTGGTCCTGAAATAGACAGACTTTCCAAGAGTGGAGAGGATATACTGAAAATAAAAAAACCTAAAGTTGAAGAATATAATTTCAGTTTTAGCGGAATAAAAACATATATAACAAATTATGTAAATAATGAGAAAATGAAAGGGAATGAAATATCAAAAGAAAATATAGCGAAGTCGCTTCAGGAAATAGTTTCAGAAATCTTAGGTGAAAAAGTTTTAAAAGTAATAAAAAACATGAAAGTTAATACAATATTGGTTTCTGGAGGAGTTTCGGCAAATGAAAGATTAAGAGAGAAATTTAAACAGATTTCAGAAAAAGAAAATATAAAAGTTATTTTTCCTAAGTTGGAATACTGTACAGATAATGCCGCAATGATAGGATGCGCGGCTTATTATGAATTAAAAAATGAAGAAATGTATTCAAAAAATATAGAAAAAAATTATAAAGTAGATGCAATTTCAACAAAAAGAGAGTAG